The following coding sequences are from one Pseudonocardia sp. EC080619-01 window:
- a CDS encoding DUF3263 domain-containing protein — MESAGSLPESRGAHRRPAAPSRDLDRREREILAFEGQWWKYAGAKEQAIRELFDMSATRYYQVLNALVDKPEALAVDPLLVKRLRRLRSSRQRTRAARRLGLEP, encoded by the coding sequence ATGGAGTCCGCTGGGTCCCTGCCGGAAAGCCGCGGAGCGCACCGCCGCCCCGCCGCCCCCTCCCGCGACCTCGACCGCCGCGAGCGCGAGATCCTCGCGTTCGAGGGCCAGTGGTGGAAGTACGCGGGAGCCAAGGAGCAGGCGATCCGCGAGCTCTTCGACATGTCCGCCACCCGCTACTACCAGGTGCTGAACGCGCTGGTCGACAAGCCCGAGGCACTGGCTGTCGACCCGCTGCTGGTCAAGCGCCTGCGCCGGCTGCGCTCCAGCCGGCAGCGCACCCGCGCCGCCCGTCGTCTCGGCCTCGAGCCCTGA